The genomic window ACCTGCCGCTGTCGAGGCTGTGCGACAGCAGGCGGTTGGACCGGCTGGTCGAGGTCTGCGGCCTGGTCCCGGACGAGGTCGCGGCGCCTGTGCTGTCCGTGACGGCTCAGTGCGCCTGGATCCTCAACAACGGCACGATCGCCAACATCGCAGTCGAGCGTGCTCTGGAGTTCCAGCCGGAATACACCCTGGCTCAGCTGATCGATCAGCTGCTGCAGCACGGTGTGCGGCCGCCGGGGGGTCCGTTCGCTGTGGTGGCCTGAGGCCGAGGAGCCAGGGTCGTGCCCGCCGGGTGTGGGCGCGGTGTGTGCGCCGGGTGTGCGCGCCGGGTGAGGGCGCCGGGTGTGGGCGCCCCGGTTTGGCCCATGGATGCGGGCGCTGACTGGTCCGTCCACGACGTGTAATCTCCCTGTGAACGGCCGCACCCCTGGAGAGAGAGCTAAACATGACGATCGTCGTTGGATATGTGCCCACCAAGGAGGGCCGCGCCGCGCTGCGTCGGGCTGCCCAGGAAGCGTCGCTGCGTCACCTCAAGCTGGTCGTGGTGAACAGCCACCGTGGCGGCCGCGACTTCGACGCCCAGGAGGCCCAGCGCTTCGAGACCGAGCTCAGCCGGGTGCAGTCCCAGCTGGACGCCGAGGGCATCGAGCACGAGGTGCGCGCGCTGGTGCGTGGCAACGAGCCGAGCGAGGACCTGATCGAGGTGGCCGAGAAGTCCGGTGCCGAGTTCATCGTCATCGGGCTGCGTCGCCGCACGCCGGTGGGCAAGCTGATCCTCGGCTCGAACGCCCAGCGGATCCTGCTCGACGCCTCCTGCCCGGTGCTGGCTGTCAAGGCCGACGAGGTCGACGACGCGTGAGCAGACGGACTGTCGTCTGAGCAGACGGACTGTCCCAGCTGGAAACTTACCGACGGCCCGGTGGTCATCGCCGCAACCACGCGCACCCCGCGTGACTCCTGCGGCCGGTGACCGCCGGGCCGTTTGTGTTGTTCGGAGCGGGCTCCGGCATCCGTGCTGGTCAGGGACTTGCGCCGGGTGCGGGAACAACTCTGGACCGGTCAGGGTTTTATAATGTCAACAGGTGCTTGTCCGCTCCACTCGGTGGACAGCCTGGATTGCCAACACTCCGACCGTCCTGGGTGCTCCTCCGTGCCCGGCGAACTTTCCTCCGAGTCCGCCCCGCGAGCACCCCAGAAAGTAGCTGGTGCAACCCGTGACAGCCAAGAAGTCCGCTCCCATCCCCGACGCTGACCTGCCGGCCGAGTTCAGCAAGCCCGAGCTGGAGACGCTCTTCAAGCGCGGCAAGCAGTCTGGCCAGGTGACGATCTCCCAGGTGCGCGACGCACTGGAAGTTGCCAAGCTGCCGGACAAGAAGACCCAGGCGAAGGTGCTGCGCGTGCTGCACGACCACGCGATCGCTGTCGAGATGGACGGCACCGAGGCCACACCAGCAAAGCGGACCCGCAAGACGGCGGCCAAGAAGACTGCCGCGAAGTCCACCACGGCTGCCCCCAAGGCCGCTTCGAAGACCGCTGCCACCAAGACGGCGACGACCAAGACCGCGACGAAGGCGGCTCCTGCGAAGGCTGAGACCGCCAAGACCACGGCGTCGAAGGCGGCCCCGGCCAAGGCTGCGCCCGCGACCAAGAAGGCCGCGACGACCAAGGCGGCCGCCGCTAAGACGGCGACGACCAAGACCGCTGCGGAGGCTCCGGCCAAGGCTGCGCCCGCGACCAAGAAGGCCGCGACGACCAAGGCTGCTGCCACAAAGACGGCTGCTGCCAAGACTGCTGCGACCAAGACGGCAGCCACGAAGACTGCAGCCACCAAGACCGCAGCCAAGGCGAGCACTACTCGTGGGGCGGCCA from Ornithinimicrobium cryptoxanthini includes these protein-coding regions:
- a CDS encoding universal stress protein yields the protein MTIVVGYVPTKEGRAALRRAAQEASLRHLKLVVVNSHRGGRDFDAQEAQRFETELSRVQSQLDAEGIEHEVRALVRGNEPSEDLIEVAEKSGAEFIVIGLRRRTPVGKLILGSNAQRILLDASCPVLAVKADEVDDA